CGATAATACTTGCATACAAAAAAGGTGGACTTTGCTAGATTTGGGTCCGGGTAAAGCTTGGCCTCCTTGATTTGTAACGACTGGCGATctcaatttttctttttttttgcagcCTGAAGTTGCTCAGCGCGCCTACGATGCTGCCATGTTGCCACACATGCTGCAGGTTACTACTCTGACAACCTAACCGATGTGCAATTCTCTCTACTCACATCGCCTTGTGACGAATTTCTTGAATATTTTCAGCAAATGTGCCACTACGCAGGCTATGAATGGCCACAGCTGCGCCATTTGCAAGCTAGCCTACCATCCTCAAGGTACACATCGCTGTAAACCCAGGCGTTTGGTTACGGAATTTTCACTAATTGCTCACCTGATATCGAAACCACTTGCAGATTTAAGACCTGCTTCTCAAATTGAGGCGTTGGTGAACATTCAGAGGAGCATAAGCTCCACGGTCAGCAGCATGTCTCTGCAGCTCGGGACTCAAGCAGCCATTCCTGGTACACCATCGACCAATTCCTGTTTTTGTGCTCTCAGAATAACAAGCACAGGGTTTCTTCTAGCTGTGAGACCATACTAGTATGTTGATTGATTTGGAAAATTCttattttggtcagttgcaaaggcTACATCTCAAGGAACTCCAGAATCAGGAACGACAAGTTCTTACAACCTGGTTGCTGCAAAGCTGCCATGTAGCCAAGCATCTGGACCTGCAAATGAAAATGTTGACGGTGTGCAAGCAATGGATCCTGCACCAGGAAACAGAACTAATGATGTGGCAGCTGGGCCAATGGTTATTGTACAGACAGGACCGTGTGGGTCTCAAACTCCTGTTGGCTCTGGGGATCTGGAATGTGATAGCAATGACCTTGAAGGAGAGTTGGTAATATTCTATCTTTTGCAGAGTAATAACTTGTTTCTACAAGCAAATTTGCTTTTTCCTCTCTTTGCATCTGGTATATCCTCTTTATAATAAAAAATCTCACTCATGAAACCGGTCATTCTGTCAGATAACAAGCGGATCACCTCCTCAGAGTACTTTGAAAAGAGGGCCAAATGTAACAGATGACAGTGCTAGAGGATTGAAGAGGCAAAAATCCTCAGATCAGAGTGAAAGTAAGTACTATTTAGTTTCTAACTAGTTACCTTTCTGAATTTCCAGAAATGGAAGACACTAATGTGATTGCAAACATCAATGCAGAACAACCAAGTATGAATGCTGCATGGAAATGCGAGTTTTGTCACTCTTCCGAAATCAGCGAGGTCAGACAATGGGCAAAATTTGATCTGTGTGCTGTATTCACCCACCACTGTTTGACTAGCCATGTCACTGACTGTTTGTATACTGCATAATCTAATGTACTTTTCAAAACTCAGTGTACTGGCCCTTTGTTGCATTGTCTGGATGAAGCACTAGTGAAGGATGATCAAGCATGGAAATCAAATGTTATCCATGTCCATGAGAAATGTGCTGAATGGTATGTTCCATGCAAGATTTGAGCTTATCTTTCTGTATTTACATAAAAGCTTACTTCTCTGACTGAAAACATACATTTCACTTCACATTTTTGTGGTTTTGTTTGTCTTATGGCTTCTGTTTCTAGTATCTGTGTCGTGATTACTAAGTTATTACAATACTAATACAGGGCTCCTCAAGCATACTTTGAAGGTGATATGGTTAAAAAGTTGGAGTCTGAGTTAGTCCGCTCTTCGAAGATGAAGTGTGGTATTTGTGGATTAAAAGGTGCTGCACTGGGCTGCCTTTTTAAGAGCTGCCGCAAGAGCTACCATTTACCATGTGCCCGTGGGGTCTCAGGCTGCAGATGGGACGAAGTAAGTCCTGCATCCTTTTTTTGATCTGCATTTAAGTTAAAGTGCAGTTCCTTTTTCTGGTATAAACATTTTGTCAAGTCCTATAATCAAATGAATGTGATGTGCTTTAGGGAGAGTTTGTTATGCTGTGTCCTACCCATTCATCAAAGAGGCTGCCATGTGAGAGATCGAAGTCAAAAAACAAGAAGGCCGCCCAGCCGCAACAGTGTGTTCTATGCGCATGTTATTTATTGCTGCATTTTGCTATATCTGCATCTGTGTCTTGATGGACTTCACCTTTCCTCAATTTGCCAGGCCATCTTCTGAAACAGTGCTTGGTGATTCAAACTCACCATTCCCGATGGAGATGAATGAACTTTGGACCTCACTTTGTCCGACAAGTGAATGGGTGATATGTGGATCTGCCCTCTCTGATCAAGACAAGGTAATTCTTGCTTGTTTGATTATACCATTCACATACTATTACCTCGTGTGACTGCTCTGATAACAAAGTTGTCTTGGTGTCTCTGGAAACTTAACAGGAAATCTTGGATCAGTTTGAGTACCACTCAGGCGTCACAACAACCAATAACTGGAGTTCAAACGTAACTCATGTGCTTGCCAATACCAATGAAGATGGAGCATGTGGTAGGACACGAAAGGTTCTCCTGGCCATACTTGCTGGGAAATGGGTTGTCAATGTGAATTGTAAGTACATGTCCTCTGATGACCAAGTTCTCTTGATTGGTCCCACTTTTCCTTGACCACTGCACATGTTAGACACAATGTTTGCTTACATGTGGTCAATTTGTTTTGTATTTATCCTGGCTATTGAGCTTAGCAGAACATTACTTGCTGTGTGGACATTGTGCCTGAATTTACTTTGGTTTCCCTCGTTGCACCCTTTTTGGAAGGAAGTTCTTATACAGCATTTTTCTGATATTTAGGGCTGAGTGCTTGCCTGGAGGCTAAAAAACCAGTCCCAGAAGAGCCCTATGAGATTCGCTCTGATGTCCATGGCGCGATTGATGGCCCCCGTATAGGAAGGCTACGAGCAATGCAAAAGGTTTGTATAGAAATTCGTTGAGAAAATTAGCAAAATGTAAAATAAAATCTGAACAGGCTATGAGTGCACATCTTTCTTTCTGTA
The window above is part of the Triticum aestivum cultivar Chinese Spring chromosome 2A, IWGSC CS RefSeq v2.1, whole genome shotgun sequence genome. Proteins encoded here:
- the LOC123189904 gene encoding protein BREAST CANCER SUSCEPTIBILITY 1 homolog gives rise to the protein MEGMRRFVNPLKLSVQKMELELTCPVCLKLLSAPTMLPCCHTCCSKCATTQAMNGHSCAICKLAYHPQDLRPASQIEALVNIQRSISSTVSSMSLQLGTQAAIPVAKATSQGTPESGTTSSYNLVAAKLPCSQASGPANENVDGVQAMDPAPGNRTNDVAAGPMVIVQTGPCGSQTPVGSGDLECDSNDLEGELITSGSPPQSTLKRGPNVTDDSARGLKRQKSSDQSEKQPSMNAAWKCEFCHSSEISECTGPLLHCLDEALVKDDQAWKSNVIHVHEKCAEWAPQAYFEGDMVKKLESELVRSSKMKCGICGLKGAALGCLFKSCRKSYHLPCARGVSGCRWDEGEFVMLCPTHSSKRLPCERSKSKNKKAAQPQQPSSETVLGDSNSPFPMEMNELWTSLCPTSEWVICGSALSDQDKEILDQFEYHSGVTTTNNWSSNVTHVLANTNEDGACGRTRKVLLAILAGKWVVNVNWLSACLEAKKPVPEEPYEIRSDVHGAIDGPRIGRLRAMQKAPSLFSGLTFYFIGHPLTFKVELDELIAAAGGSILGKADLSSTSLIVYNKEVPKGCNEDAVDEVFSKREAEALDLATTFGCRVVPHTWVLDSIASCTLQPI